In Candidatus Chromulinivoraceae bacterium, the following proteins share a genomic window:
- a CDS encoding type II CAAX endopeptidase family protein codes for MLVNSSSNKQQLLRLVKKLAHNKIVQAVALPAWVLIGFGVALVIVQQLVYILIDFGVSFANVDSSIINAVIAAVIYIVSIAIVIGVPWYVRRDFITREDLGMARLPNWTDIFLSPVGFIVYLIGSGLLVYIASQIIPGFNADQTQSTGFTHLMYYSQYLVAFITLIIVAPLAEETLFRGFLYGKLRRIMPVWVAMVVTSALFGFVHGQWNVGVDVFALSLVLCGLREVTGNIWAGMLLHMIKNGIAFYILFVNPIM; via the coding sequence ATGTTAGTAAACTCTTCAAGTAACAAACAACAATTACTGCGGCTGGTTAAAAAACTAGCGCATAATAAAATTGTGCAGGCCGTCGCACTACCCGCGTGGGTACTTATCGGGTTTGGTGTTGCACTTGTTATTGTGCAGCAGCTAGTCTATATTCTTATAGATTTTGGCGTGAGTTTTGCGAATGTCGATAGTTCAATTATAAATGCAGTGATTGCAGCCGTTATTTATATTGTCAGTATTGCCATCGTAATTGGCGTTCCGTGGTATGTCAGACGCGACTTTATAACTAGAGAAGATCTAGGTATGGCGCGGCTTCCTAATTGGACAGATATCTTTTTATCTCCCGTTGGTTTTATCGTTTACCTGATCGGGTCGGGGCTACTTGTTTATATCGCTTCACAGATTATTCCAGGCTTCAACGCCGACCAAACCCAGTCGACTGGGTTTACCCATCTCATGTACTATTCACAGTACCTCGTCGCGTTCATCACGCTTATTATTGTGGCGCCACTAGCCGAGGAAACACTTTTTAGAGGTTTTCTGTACGGTAAACTACGTAGGATCATGCCAGTATGGGTTGCTATGGTCGTCACCAGCGCACTTTTTGGCTTCGTACATGGCCAGTGGAATGTTGGCGTTGATGTTTTTGCACTTAGCTTAGTGCTTTGTGGTCTGCGTGAGGTAACGGGAAACATCTGGGCGGGTATGTTGCTTCACATGATAAAAAATGGCATAGCATTCTACATCCTCTTTGTGAATCCGATAATGTAA
- a CDS encoding aminoacyl--tRNA ligase-related protein has translation MRVSHLFTKTSKTAPGDEVAKNAQLLIRAGYVYKVMAGVYAYTPLGLRVLENIKQIVREEMNKVGGQELIMTNLQRKETWETTTRWSDDVVDVWFKTKLKDDTEVGLAWSHEEAIMEMMQHFVNSYKDLPISVYQFQTKLRNELRAKSGIMRGREFVMKDMYSLHTSAEDLDAYYSKVTDAYTRIYDRLGLGEDTYVTFASGGAFTKFSHEFQTICDAGEDILYVHREKNIAVNEEVLDDAIKELGLSKDELERVKSAEVGNIFNFGTEKSEQMGITFTGQDGKEHPIYLASYGIGITRVMGVIVEKFADDKGIIWPESVAPAKVYLVRIGGAEATQHADELYKELTEKGIEVLYDDRDERPGAKFADSELMGIPHRVTVSDRLLAEHKYEYTPRISGETEVLTRDELLVKLG, from the coding sequence ATGCGCGTATCACATCTTTTTACTAAAACCAGCAAAACAGCACCAGGGGATGAGGTTGCTAAAAACGCACAACTACTCATTCGCGCAGGCTATGTCTATAAAGTTATGGCTGGTGTTTATGCATATACACCACTCGGTCTTCGGGTTCTCGAAAATATCAAACAGATTGTTCGTGAAGAGATGAATAAAGTTGGCGGACAAGAACTCATCATGACGAACCTACAGCGCAAAGAAACGTGGGAAACAACCACTCGCTGGAGCGATGACGTTGTAGATGTATGGTTTAAAACCAAGCTCAAGGACGATACGGAAGTTGGTCTTGCTTGGTCTCACGAAGAAGCTATTATGGAGATGATGCAGCACTTTGTAAACAGCTACAAAGATCTCCCAATTAGCGTCTACCAGTTCCAAACAAAGCTTCGTAATGAACTTCGAGCTAAGAGTGGTATCATGCGTGGTCGTGAGTTTGTTATGAAAGATATGTACTCGCTCCATACGAGTGCCGAAGATCTTGACGCTTATTATAGTAAAGTAACCGATGCTTACACGCGTATTTATGACCGTCTTGGTCTTGGCGAGGACACCTATGTTACGTTTGCTAGCGGTGGCGCCTTCACTAAGTTCAGTCACGAGTTTCAAACTATCTGTGATGCTGGAGAGGATATTCTCTACGTACACCGCGAGAAAAACATTGCTGTAAACGAAGAAGTTCTCGATGATGCCATTAAGGAGCTTGGTCTTTCAAAAGATGAGCTTGAGCGGGTAAAAAGCGCCGAGGTTGGCAATATCTTCAATTTCGGTACTGAAAAATCTGAACAGATGGGTATCACGTTTACGGGCCAGGATGGCAAAGAACACCCTATTTATCTTGCATCGTATGGTATTGGCATTACTCGTGTTATGGGTGTTATCGTTGAAAAGTTCGCAGATGACAAGGGTATTATTTGGCCAGAGAGCGTTGCGCCAGCAAAAGTCTATCTTGTCCGTATTGGTGGAGCAGAGGCGACTCAACACGCAGACGAGCTCTACAAAGAACTTACTGAAAAGGGAATTGAAGTACTCTACGATGATCGTGATGAGCGTCCGGGTGCGAAATTTGCCGACAGCGAACTTATGGGTATCCCACATCGCGTAACGGTCAGCGATCGACTACTAGCGGAGCATAAGTACGAATATACACCTCGTATAAGTGGTGAAACGGAGGTGTTGACACGTGATGAGCTGCTTGTTAAACTAGGTTGA
- the greA gene encoding transcription elongation factor GreA produces the protein MKKTYQITSEGRQELEAELEELKGRRGAIADKIAEARDYGDLSENAEYDAAREEQGLVESRIAEIEDILLNAELIKSSKSSHVSLGSKVELKTGKKTVVYNVVGPVEADPLEGKISNESPIGEALMGKKVGDSVTITTPKGEISYEIVSIH, from the coding sequence ATGAAAAAAACGTATCAGATCACAAGTGAGGGTAGGCAAGAACTAGAGGCTGAGCTTGAAGAGCTCAAGGGTCGTCGCGGTGCGATTGCAGACAAAATTGCTGAAGCTCGTGACTATGGTGACCTGAGCGAAAATGCAGAGTATGATGCTGCCCGCGAAGAGCAGGGTTTAGTAGAAAGCCGCATTGCCGAAATCGAAGACATTCTCCTTAACGCTGAACTTATTAAGAGCAGCAAAAGCTCGCACGTTAGTCTTGGAAGCAAGGTAGAGCTCAAAACTGGTAAGAAGACTGTTGTTTACAACGTCGTTGGTCCTGTGGAGGCTGATCCCCTTGAAGGGAAGATCAGTAACGAATCACCAATCGGTGAAGCACTTATGGGTAAAAAAGTAGGTGACAGCGTCACTATCACCACTCCAAAAGGTGAGATCTCCTACGAGATTGTCTCAATTCACTAA